In the Methanobacterium sp. genome, ATTGCAAACAGAAACTTACTTGAGAGAAGACTTAAATCTCAGGGCGCCAGAATATTTACCAATGCACATGTTTCAGGGCATGCTGGGCGTGAAGATCATAGAGATTTTTTAAGAATGCTAAATCCAGTGCATATCATTCCAGCACATGGAGATCTGGAGATGCTTGCAGCATACACTGAACTTGCAGAAGAAGAAGGGTATAAAATGGGAAACAACATTCATATACTAAGAAACGGGCAGGCGCAGGTATTTGATGGGGGGATTTGATGGGTGTAATGGACATGATGAAAAAATATTCTGAAAGCATAGATAACGAAATTGAAGCGTCATTGAGCACTATTGACCCTTCTGCACTTCGTGAAGCATCAGATCATCTTATTAAAGCTGGAGGAAAGAAACTCCGCCCTGTGCTTGTGATTTTAAGTTCAGAGTCAGTAGGGGGGAGAACTCAAGACGCCCTGAAAACTGCAGCGTCCATGGAACTCATCCACACCTTCTCTCTTATACACGATGATATAATGGACAAGGACAAAATGAGAAGGGGAAAACCCTCTGTCCACATGCTCTGGGGAGAACCCATGGCAATTTTAGCAGGAGATACTCTGTTTTCCAAGGCATTTGAAACAGTACTGGAAACAGATGCAGAAGTTGATCCTGAAAGAGTAATAGAGGCTTTAAAGACAGTTGTGGATTCATGCATTAAAATATGTGAGGGTCAGGCACTGGATATAAGTTTTGAAGGTAAATTGGATGTTAAAGAAGACGAATATTTAACAATGAT is a window encoding:
- the idsA gene encoding short chain isoprenyl diphosphate synthase IdsA yields the protein MGVMDMMKKYSESIDNEIEASLSTIDPSALREASDHLIKAGGKKLRPVLVILSSESVGGRTQDALKTAASMELIHTFSLIHDDIMDKDKMRRGKPSVHMLWGEPMAILAGDTLFSKAFETVLETDAEVDPERVIEALKTVVDSCIKICEGQALDISFEGKLDVKEDEYLTMIYKKTAALISAATKAGAILGGGTEEQIEALSEYGRLIGLAFQIQDDYLDVIGDEDDIGKPVGSDIVEGKMTLIVVHALANASKEDKKKLISILKSNNEDMVDDAISIFKRYRSIEYVRNIALQNVKTAKKLLDVLEDSDAKKSLELIADFVLERTH